The genomic DNA CGCTATTACGCCATGGACCGCGACCGCCGCTGGGAACGAGAGTTGAAGGCGTTCAATGCGATGGTGAAAGGCGCCGCCGAGGGCGGGCATTTCATCGACCCCGTTCAAGGTGTCAAAGACTCCTACAACCGCGGCGTGACCGATGAATTCATCGTTCCCTTCGTCGTTGCCGATAATCGCGGCGAGCCGCTGGCCACCATTCGCGACGAGGACGCGTGCATCTGTTTCAACTTTAGGGCTGACCGCGCGCGCCAGATTACCCGCGCTCTGGCCCGGGAGAGCGGACTTGCGCCCAACGGCGGACGCGATCTGCCTGACGCCGAGGCATTGGACGCGATCATTCCGCGCAGCGAGGTTCCCAGGAATCTGGAGTACTTGTGCATGACGCGGTACGACAAAGCGTTCACGCTTCCCTACGTCGTCCCCCCGGAAGAACTGCACAACATCCTTGCCAACGTCATGGCGAACCTGAACCTGCGCAACCTGCGTGTGGCTGAAACCGAGAAGTACGCGCACGTGACTTATTTCTTCAACGGCGGCATGGAGCAGCCATTCCCCGGCGAAGAGCGAGTGCTGGTGCCTTCACCGAAGGTGGCGACCTACGATCTGAAGCCGGAAATGAGCGCACCGGGCATTGCCGAGGCCGTCGTCAAGGCGGTCGAAAAAGGCGCCTTCGACGTGATCATCGTGAACTTTGCCAACGCGGACATGGTGGGACACTCCGGTCAGATTCCGCCGACCATCAAGGCGGTCGAGACGGTGGACGGCTGCCTGGGCGAAATTTATCGCGCGGTGCGTCAAAAAGGAGGCGCGATCATTGTCACCGCCGACCACGGTAACGCCGAGATGATGATCGATCCCGCTACCGGCGGCCCGCACACCGCGCATACCACCAACCCGGTGCCGCTCATCATTCTCAGCCAGGCAGGGAAGAGCTTCAGCTTACGCAACGATGGCGCCTTACAGGACATCTCGCCCACCATCCTTGGCCTGCTCGGCATTCCGCAACCCGGCGATATGACCGGCCAAGACCTGCGCGTGAAACCCCCGAGTTAGCCAGAGGGCCTCGCCTGGCCCTCCGCATTGCCCAAATCGGCGCGGTCACCGGAGGAATGTTCTCGGTTATAATGTGCTCACTTCCTTACTCAGGGGCTTGATTGCTGGTCACTCGCCCAAACCTCCCGTCGCGCCCGCTTCGTCCATCCCTGCCGCAGGGGGTTGCATGGGATCGGTAGCTTCGATTGCCGGGGTGCGCGAATGGTTCCTATCGCAGCGCAGCTCGAGCCCGTTCCGCTACGGATTCGCCGCGGTCATGATTCTGCTGGCATCCGGCATCACCTGGGTCATCCCGGCGCTGCACTCGCAGAATCCGGGCGCGCTGATGTTGACCGCGATCGTGCTCTCCGCCTTGTATGCCGGGCTTGGTCCGAGCCTGGTTGCGACCGCGATTTCCGCCATCATCATCGACCTGTATTTTGTCCCGCCGCATCCGGCCCAGATCCTGCCGACCGCTATTTCCGATGTCATACGCCTGCTGGTGTTCCTCATGTTGGCGCTGATCGTCAGTTCTCTCAGCGACAAGCGGCGCCGTGCCGAACGCAAACTTCGCCAGCGCGAGCAACATTTCCGGATGCTCATTGAAAATACCTCCGACGTGGTCACCGTTCTCGGCGCCGATGGCGTGGTGAAATACGAGAGCCCATCCCTGGAGCGCGTCCTCGGCTACACGCCCGCGGAGTTGATCGGCAAGAACGCCTTCTCCTATATTCATCCGGAGGATCAGCCGCACGTCGCCGGCGTGTTTCAGTCGAACCTTGACCGGACGATGGATCCCGTTCCGCCGGTGGAACTGCGGTTCCGCGCCAAAGACGGTACGTGGCGAACCCTGGAGTGTGCGGGGCAGAACCTGCTGCACGAACCCGAAGTCGCCGGTATCGTGATCCATTCCCGCGACATCACTGCCCGCAAGGAATTGATCATGGAGCAGGCGGCGCGTATTGAAGCGGAAGCCGCGCAGCGCCGTTTTCACGACTTGGTGGAAGGCCTGGATGCAATTGTCTGGGAGGCGGAGCCGGACGGGCATTTCACGTTTGTCAGCCGCCGGGCCGAGCAAATCCTGGGTTATGCGCCCGAGCAGTGGATAAAGGGCGACGGTTGGCTGCGGCACGTCTTTGCCGAAGATCGCGATCGCCTGCTCGACCTGCTGCG from Terriglobales bacterium includes the following:
- the gpmI gene encoding 2,3-bisphosphoglycerate-independent phosphoglycerate mutase, whose protein sequence is MARPKPLVLIILDGWGYAPPSKANAISLARKPVYEKLLGDYPNTLIHTSGRFVGLPEGQMGNSEVGHLNIGAGRVVYMDITRIDLMIEKGGFFTNPVLMEAMKQARSGGRRLHLFGLLSDGGVHSHINHLYALLRLAKQKGAERVFVHCFMDGRDTLPTNGAGYIQQLQQKMREYGVGKIASVEGRYYAMDRDRRWERELKAFNAMVKGAAEGGHFIDPVQGVKDSYNRGVTDEFIVPFVVADNRGEPLATIRDEDACICFNFRADRARQITRALARESGLAPNGGRDLPDAEALDAIIPRSEVPRNLEYLCMTRYDKAFTLPYVVPPEELHNILANVMANLNLRNLRVAETEKYAHVTYFFNGGMEQPFPGEERVLVPSPKVATYDLKPEMSAPGIAEAVVKAVEKGAFDVIIVNFANADMVGHSGQIPPTIKAVETVDGCLGEIYRAVRQKGGAIIVTADHGNAEMMIDPATGGPHTAHTTNPVPLIILSQAGKSFSLRNDGALQDISPTILGLLGIPQPGDMTGQDLRVKPPS
- a CDS encoding PAS domain S-box protein, producing the protein MGSVASIAGVREWFLSQRSSSPFRYGFAAVMILLASGITWVIPALHSQNPGALMLTAIVLSALYAGLGPSLVATAISAIIIDLYFVPPHPAQILPTAISDVIRLLVFLMLALIVSSLSDKRRRAERKLRQREQHFRMLIENTSDVVTVLGADGVVKYESPSLERVLGYTPAELIGKNAFSYIHPEDQPHVAGVFQSNLDRTMDPVPPVELRFRAKDGTWRTLECAGQNLLHEPEVAGIVIHSRDITARKELIMEQAARIEAEAAQRRFHDLVEGLDAIVWEAEPDGHFTFVSRRAEQILGYAPEQWIKGDGWLRHVFAEDRDRLLDLLRNPSAAGDNDCEYRAVTAAGRLLWLRLIVYAMRDDTGMVRQLRGLIVDVTERRQAEAALRTSERLATTGRLAASIAHEINNPMAAVTNLIYLIQNTPGTSESVQQYSRLAQEELSRMAHITRQMLGFYRESSKPVQVQVTELLDSVFELYGRKVRNSGASIEKSYEAVPPIDVFPGEMRQVFSNLLLNALDAVGEGGRVRVHVYASRDWRDLRRSGVRVVIADNGPGIRPEFCHRIFEPFFTTKGQKGTGLGLWVSQGIVEKHHGSIRVYSGRRPGRSGTCFSIFLPGAQSAESQAAGAGSAA